In one window of Ruminococcus albus AD2013 DNA:
- a CDS encoding polysaccharide deacetylase family protein, which produces MNKLILARLAAVFTAGVLTACGIAGKSGKKDDIHDTTTVEAEPVMMSTQAAKDYSVLSAEKHGYGQGVQVDEKNRTIGALVFNKTYGKYYAKALNEDTDKITLTFDQGYENGYTAKILDTLKEKNVKAVFFLVKDYAERNPELVRRMIDEGHTIANHSVNHYSMPTLAPDVARSEIMGLHEYIIKNFGIDMKLFRPPMGEFSEQSLAVTSDCGYQTMLWSFAYADWDVDDQPDPAESIEKLKNAAHPGAIYLLHSVSATNAEILGDMIDGIREEGFEFN; this is translated from the coding sequence ATGAACAAGCTCATATTGGCAAGACTTGCCGCTGTTTTCACGGCGGGTGTGCTGACTGCCTGCGGCATAGCAGGGAAGTCAGGCAAAAAGGATGATATTCACGATACAACTACTGTCGAAGCTGAACCTGTGATGATGTCAACTCAGGCGGCGAAGGATTATTCTGTGCTTTCGGCAGAAAAACACGGCTACGGACAGGGCGTTCAGGTTGACGAAAAGAATCGTACCATCGGGGCGCTTGTTTTTAACAAGACTTACGGGAAATACTACGCAAAAGCGCTGAATGAGGATACCGATAAGATCACCCTGACTTTCGATCAGGGTTACGAAAACGGCTATACTGCAAAAATTCTGGATACGCTGAAAGAGAAGAACGTCAAGGCTGTGTTCTTTCTGGTAAAGGACTACGCCGAACGTAACCCCGAACTTGTGCGCCGTATGATAGATGAGGGCCATACCATAGCGAACCATTCGGTAAATCATTATTCGATGCCAACGCTTGCGCCGGATGTCGCCCGCAGTGAGATAATGGGACTGCATGAGTATATCATTAAGAATTTCGGGATTGATATGAAATTGTTCCGTCCGCCTATGGGTGAATTTTCCGAACAGTCTCTGGCTGTGACTTCCGATTGCGGCTATCAGACCATGCTGTGGAGTTTTGCCTACGCCGATTGGGACGTTGACGATCAGCCCGACCCTGCGGAATCAATCGAAAAACTGAAAAACGCCGCCCACCCCGGTGCGATATATCTGCTTCATTCGGTATCCGCTACCAATGCAGAGATACTTGGTGATATGATAGACGGTATACGCGAAGAGGGCTTTGAATTCAACTAA